TGCTTCGTGAGGGGGCAATGCAGACTGATTACATCAGATTCCTTTGTAAGTTGCGCCAGTGGTGCCCGGTCAGCGCGTTTTTCTCCACTGAAGGATTCAGCCACCAAAATCTGCATATCCAGGGCTTCCCCCAGTTTGGCGACCCTTTGCCCTAATTCACCATAACCGATTATTCCCAGGGTTTTACCGGCTAGTTCTACGACAGGATAATCGAGTAAACAGAAAATTTCCGACTGACTCCAGCGGCCGGTCATGACGTCCTGATGGTAGTGATGCCAGCGGGAAGCGAGGGCGAGAATTAGTGCCAGGGTGTGCTGTGGTACCGAAGCGCCGGCGTATCCCTGCACGTTGCGCACGGGAATGCCCGAGTCCTGTGCGGCTTGCAGGTCAATATTATTCGTGCCTGTAGCGCACACACAGATCAGCTTGAGAGAGCGGGCCTGCTCCAGAAGCGTGCGGTCCAAAACCACTTTATTAGTAATAACTACGTCCGCATCGGCGATACGTTCGGCGGTTTGCTTGGCTGAGGTGGTCTCATAGAAATCCCAATGATCTAGACTGTTTTTTAGGGACTGTATATTCAACTCCCCAAGTTTCATGGTCATTGCGTCCAGAAATACTCCGCGCATGGAATCTCCTCAATTTCCTGTGTGAGATAGCGGCATGCTACGTCAGCAGAGGTCGAATGCAATGGCTTTTATAGGACGGCTGCAGATCTTGTAGGGTTGGCTACGGTTTGTTTACGGGCCTTTCTGTCACAAATGAAGAGGGCCTTTATGGGAATATCGATAACTGCAGCATCATTGGTTTTAATCTCGGCATTTCTTCACGCGGGCTGGAATTTACTGGGAAAATCCCGCACCCCCTCCCCAGCTTTTTTCTGTATCGCTACTCTCAGTGTGGGTCTACTACTTCTCCCCCTTGGTCTCTGGGTCCTGTCACAGGCTCACTCACTACCTCGTGCTTTCTGGTTGTTGTTACTGGCCAGCGGTTTTTTTCAGATGATTTATATGGGGGGGCTGGCACTGGCCTATCAGCGCGCCGATATCAGCCTGGTTTACCCCATCGCACGGGCTCTGCCGGTACTTCTTGTGGCGCTGGCAACGGTGTTGTTGGGGCAGGTTCTGCCCTGGCAAGCCTGGCTGGGCATGTTGTTGGTGACGATCGGCTGTTTGTTGGTGCCGCTGGTGTATTTTCGTCAATGGCACTGGAGCGTGTACTGGAGAGCGGACTGCGCCTGGGCTCTGGTAGCGGCACTGGGTACGGTGGGATATTCATTGGCGGATAAGGGCGCACTGCTTTATTTGGAAGAGGCACTTGGCGACGCCGGTAACACCTGCGGTGGTGGCGTATAGCTACTTGGGCTTGCAGTTTTTTGTCAGTGGAGTCTGGTTACTATGTGGCTGTATGAGTCGAGTGGGGCGCGGACAATTATTAGAAAATCTGCGGGATTTGAAGGTTGGTATCTTGACCGGCCTGATGATGGGAGCGACTTATGGACTGGTGCTGTTGGCGATGACGATGACGGAAAATGTGAGCTACGTGGTCGCTTTGCGCCAGCTCAGTATTCCATTGGGAGTGGGATTTGCTATCTGGCTGTTGGGAGAACCGGCACACAGACCCCAGCTGTTAGGCGTGGGGCTGGTATGTGCCGGTTTAATTGCGGTATCGCTGCGCTAGGGTGGACAGTGCCCACCCCAAAAATAAATTACATTACGCGCATACCGGGCTTGGCGCCTGTGTGGGGTTCGAGAATCCACAGGTCTTTACCGCCTGGACCGGCGGCCAGCACCATGCCTTCACTCACGCCAAAACGCATTTTGCGCGGTGCCAGGTTAGCTACCATAACGGTGTGCTTGCCCACCAGCTCTTCCGGCGCATAGGCACTCTTGATACCGGCGAATACCTGGCGGGTCTCTCCGCCCAGGTCCAATGTCAAACGCAGCAGTTTGCCGGCACCCTCGACGTGTTCCGCCTCGGCGATGAGGGCGATACGCAAGTCCACTTTGGCGAAATCGTCGAACTGGATCTGCTCGGCAATAGGGTCTTCTGCCAGCGGGCCACTGGCCGCTTTGACTTCAGCCTGTAGCTGGGCCAGTGATTCCTGTGCGGCTTCCATCACCGCATCTACCTGGGTTTTTTCCACCCGTTGTAGCAGAGGTTTGAATTTTTTGATCTCGTGGTCCGCTAGCGGTGTGGTGGCCTGGGTCCAATCCAGTTCACTGTTGAGGAATTCCGCTGCCTTTTGCGCGGTATTGGGTAGTACCGGAGCCAGCCAGGTGATCAGGGCGCGGAACATATTTACGCCTTGAGAGCAAATCGCCAGTACTTCGGCTTCTGTGCCTTCCTGTTTGGCAAGGGACCAGGGTGCCTTGTCGGCGATCCAGGCATTGGCGGCATCGGCCAGGGCCATAATGTCGCGCATGGCGCGTGCGTATTCGCGCTGCTCGTAGTAATCGGCAATACGCGGTGCGGCCTCGACAAATTGATTCCACAGCTGTTCATCGGCCAGTTCGGTGGCGAGCTTGCCGCCGGCCTTACTGACAAACTTGGCGGTGCGTGAAGCGATATTGACCACTTTGCCCACCAGATCGGAATTTACCTTGGCAATAAAATCGTCAAGGTTGAGGTCCAGATCATCCACGCCGGCTGTGAGTTTGGCGGCGAAGTAATAGCGCAGATATTCCGGGCTCAGGTGGTCCAGGTAGTTGCGGGCATTAATAAAGGTGCCGCGGGATTTGGACATTTTCTTACCATTAACCGTAAGAAAGCCATGAACACAGACCTTGTTGGGTGTGCGGAAATCGGCGGAGTCCAGCATGGCAGGCCAGAACAGGGCGTGGAAATTGACGATATCCTTGCCGATAAAGTGATATACCTCGGCATCGCTGTCTTTTTTCCAGTAATCGAGCCAGTTGCTGCCATTCTTATCACAGTAATTTTTCAGGCTGGCCATATAGCCGATGGGGGCGTCCAGCCATACGTAAAAGTATTTGCCTGGCGCATCGGGGATTTCAAAACCGAAGTAAGGCGCATCGCGAGAGATGTCCCACTCCTGCAATCCCTCCTCGAGCCACTCAGCCAACTTATTGGCCACTTCATCCTGCAGGGTTCCGGAGCGGGTCCAGTTGCGCAGGAACTCGGTAAAGGCGGGGAGAGTGAAGAAGAAGTGTTCTGACTCTTTTTC
The DNA window shown above is from Microbulbifer variabilis and carries:
- a CDS encoding D-2-hydroxyacid dehydrogenase, with amino-acid sequence MRGVFLDAMTMKLGELNIQSLKNSLDHWDFYETTSAKQTAERIADADVVITNKVVLDRTLLEQARSLKLICVCATGTNNIDLQAAQDSGIPVRNVQGYAGASVPQHTLALILALASRWHHYHQDVMTGRWSQSEIFCLLDYPVVELAGKTLGIIGYGELGQRVAKLGEALDMQILVAESFSGEKRADRAPLAQLTKESDVISLHCPLTKQTEKLIDRDFIDSMKPGALLINTARGGLVDEEAVADALRSGKLGGAALDVLSEEPPPASHPLLATDIPNLIITPHNAWISRESRQRLLDGVVNNIEAWKRTLTP
- a CDS encoding EamA family transporter, with product MGISITAASLVLISAFLHAGWNLLGKSRTPSPAFFCIATLSVGLLLLPLGLWVLSQAHSLPRAFWLLLLASGFFQMIYMGGLALAYQRADISLVYPIARALPVLLVALATVLLGQVLPWQAWLGMLLVTIGCLLVPLVYFRQWHWSVYWRADCAWALVAALGTVGYSLADKGALLYLEEALGDAGNTCGGGV
- the metG gene encoding methionine--tRNA ligase, coding for MPDTRKILVTSALPYANGSLHLGHILEYIQTDIWARFQRSRGNDCLYICADDAHGTAIMLKAEQLGLTPEQHIANMQAEHERDFADFLIGVDNYHSTHSEENRELSAMIYRRLSENGHIASRTITQAFDPEKQLFLADRYIKGTCPRCSTPDQYGDNCEACGATYSPTELIDPVSAISGATPVEKESEHFFFTLPAFTEFLRNWTRSGTLQDEVANKLAEWLEEGLQEWDISRDAPYFGFEIPDAPGKYFYVWLDAPIGYMASLKNYCDKNGSNWLDYWKKDSDAEVYHFIGKDIVNFHALFWPAMLDSADFRTPNKVCVHGFLTVNGKKMSKSRGTFINARNYLDHLSPEYLRYYFAAKLTAGVDDLDLNLDDFIAKVNSDLVGKVVNIASRTAKFVSKAGGKLATELADEQLWNQFVEAAPRIADYYEQREYARAMRDIMALADAANAWIADKAPWSLAKQEGTEAEVLAICSQGVNMFRALITWLAPVLPNTAQKAAEFLNSELDWTQATTPLADHEIKKFKPLLQRVEKTQVDAVMEAAQESLAQLQAEVKAASGPLAEDPIAEQIQFDDFAKVDLRIALIAEAEHVEGAGKLLRLTLDLGGETRQVFAGIKSAYAPEELVGKHTVMVANLAPRKMRFGVSEGMVLAAGPGGKDLWILEPHTGAKPGMRVM